In Numida meleagris isolate 19003 breed g44 Domestic line chromosome 3, NumMel1.0, whole genome shotgun sequence, the following are encoded in one genomic region:
- the SOGA3 gene encoding protein SOGA3, with protein MSQPPAGGAAAEPRLHPEGSSGRKQQRASSPARARDTAPRPPPPAAASRAPPAASSAVKTGAARPPPGQSARAARGRAAEKQPRSAALPGAVHPGAGAEAPPAACGKAAAEEPVEEAPPAGGGAGEREGAVAPPPRQWRGKAGRAPPKGAGEAASAPPSSAVAGKGRGAAGGGGGYWKEGCLQSELIQFHLRKGLAAAAQMQTKGSNHSASAATAASCTTAASVEPPSAVPASSPSAMAAAGAEGLRQGEAGGRSGTPEGSLSPQPQDEMQEEMEKLREENESLKNEIDELRTEMDEMRDSFFEEDACQLQEMRHELERANKNCRILQYRLRKAERKRLRYAQTGEIDGELLRSMEQDLKVAKDVSVRLHHELENVEEKRTVTEDENEKLRQQLIEVETAKQALQNELEKMKESLKRRGSKDLQKSEKKSQQTPTEEDNEDLKCQLQFVKEEAALMRKKMAKIDKEKDRFEHELQKYRSFYGDLDSPLPKGEAGGPPTTREAELKLRLRLVEEEANILGRKIVELEVENRGLKAELDDLRGDDFSGAANPLLGEQSESLSELRQHLQLVEDETELLRRNVADLEEQNKRITAELNKYKYKSGAHESSRHHDNAKTEALQEELKAARMQINELSGKVMQLQYENRVLMSNMQRYDLASHLGIRGSPRDSDAESDAGKKESDDDSRPPHRKREGPIGGESDSEEVRNIRCLTPTRSFYPTPSGWQKNFTDRQQMKDIRCEAERLGKTIDRLISDTSTIITEARIYVANGDLFGLMDEEDDGSRIREHELLYRINAQMKAFRKELQTFIDRLEVPKSSDDRSADEPLSVSQMFQPIILLILILVLFSSLSYTTIFKLVFLFTLFFVL; from the exons ATGAGCCAGCCGCCCGCAGGGGGCGCCGCCGCCGAGCCTCGCCTCCATCCCGAGGGTAGCAGCGGCAGGAAGCAGCAGCGAGCCTCCTCCCCGGCTAGAGCCCGCGACACCGCCCCGCGACCGCCGCCCCCCGCTGCCGCCTCCCGCGCCCCGCCTGCCGCCTCCTCCGCCGTGAAGACCGGGGCCGCGCGGCCGCCGCCGGGCCAGTCCGCCAGGGCCGCCCGCGGTCGCGCCGCCGAAAAACAGCCGCGGAGTGCGGCGCTGCCGGGAGCTGTCCATCCCGGCGCCGGTGCTGAAGCGCCGCCCGCTGCCTGCGGGAAGGCCGCGGCAGAAGAGCCCGTCGAGGAGGCGCCCCCTGCGGGAGGCGGCGCGGGGGAGCGCGAGGGGGCGGTGGCGCCGCCGCCCAGGCAGTGGCGGGGGAAAGCGGGGCGGGCTCCGCCGAAGGGCGCGGGGGAGGCGGCCTCTGCGCCACCATCTTCCGCGGTCGCGGGGAAGGgccgcggggcggcgggcggcggcggcgggtACTGGAAGGAGGGATGCCTGCAGAGTGagctcatccagttccaccTCAGGAAGGGGCTGGCGGCGGCCGCCCAGATGCAAACCAAGGGCAGCAACCATAGCGCCAGTGCTGCCACCGCTGCCTCCTGCACAACCGCTGCCTCGGTCGAGCCTCCCTCGGCAGTCCCCGCCTCCTCGCCCTCTGCCATGGCGGCGGCCGGGGCAGAGGGGCTGCGGCAGGGCGAGGCGGGCGGCAGGAGCGGCACACCCGAGGGTTCACTGAGCCCGCAGCCGCAGGACGAGATGCaagaggagatggagaagcTGCGGGAGGAGAACGAGAGCCTCAAG AACGAGATAGATGAGCTGAGGACTGAGATGGATGAGATGAGGGACAGCTTCTTCGAGGAGGACGCTTGTCAGCTTCAAGAAATGCGCCATGAGCTGGAGCGAGCCAACAAGAACTGCCGGATCCTCCAGTACCGGCTGCGCAAGGCCGAGCGCAAGAGGCTCCGCTACGCGCAGACTGGTGAGATCGACGGTGAGCTGCTGCGCAGCATGGAGCAGGACCTCAAG GTTGCAAAAGATGTATCAGTGAGACTTCATCATGAGTTAGAGAATGTGGAAGAGAAGCGTACTGTAACagaggatgaaaatgaaaaattaagacaGCAACTTATAGAGGTTGAAACTGCAAAACAGGCACTACAgaatgaactggaaaaaatgaaagag TCGTTGAAAAGAAGAGGTAGCAAAGACctacaaaaatcagaaaaaaagtcacagcaAACACCAACAGAG gagGACAATGAAGACCTGAAATGCCAGCTGCAGTTTGTCAAAGAAGAAGCAGCTttgatgaggaagaaaatggctAAGATTGATAAGGAGAAGGACAGATTTGAACATGAGCTGCAAAAATACAGATCATTTTATGGAGATTTGGACAGCCCTTTGCCAAAAGGTGAAGCAGGTGGTCCACCTACCACAAGAGAAGCTGAACTCAAGCTTCGGTTGAGACTTGTGGAGGAGGAAGCTAACATTCTTGGGAGGAAAATAGTGGAGCTAGAAGTAGAAAATAGAGGATTGAAAGCAGAGCTTGATGACTTAAGAGGAGACGATTTCTCAGGGGCCGCTAATCCACTCCTGGGAGAACAGAGTGAATCCCTGTCAGAATTAAGACAGCATTTGCAGCTAGTAGAAGATGAGACAGAATTGCTGAGGAGAAATGTAGCTGACttggaagaacaaaacaaacgCATAACAGCTGAGCTgaacaaatacaaatacaagTCCGGAGCCCATGAGAGCTCTAGGCACCATGATAACGCCAAGACTGAagcactgcaggaggagctAAAAGCTGCACGAATGCAGATCAATGAGCTGAGTGGCAAAGTCATGCAGCTCCAGTATGAGAATAGAGTGCTCATGTCCAACATGCAACGCTATGATTTAGCCTCTCATCTTGGGATCCGTGGCAGCCCCAGAGACAGTGATGCAGAAAGCGAtgcaggaaaaaaggagagCGATGATGATTCCCGTCCCCCTCACCGCAAGAGGGAAGGTCCCATTGGTGGGGAAAGTGACTCAGAAGAGGTGAGAAATATCCGGTGCCTGACACCCACGAGATCTTTTTATCCAACACCATCTGGGTGGCAGAAAAACTTCACTGACAGGCAGCAGATGAAGGACATTCGCTGTGAAGCTGAGCGACTGGGCAAGACAATAGATCGCTTGATTTCTGACACGAGCACCATCATAACAGAGGCAAGAATTTATGTTGCTAATGGGGACCTGTTTGGACTGATGGATGAGGAAGACGATGGCAGCAGAATACGCGAGCATGAGCTTCTTTACAGGATCAACGCGCAGATGAAGGCATTCAGGAAAGAGCTCCAGACTTTCATTGACAGACTCGAAGTTCCAAAGTCTTCAGATGATCGGAGTGCAGACGAACCTTTGTCAGTGAGTCAG